In the genome of Streptomyces sp. NBC_00259, the window GTCGCCACCGTTCGGTGCCGTCGGTGGCGTCGAGGGCGTAGAGGGTGGGGCCGTCGGAGCCGTGGATGCGGCCGCCGGTGACGGTCATCGCCCAGGCCACGTCGCGTGTCTTGAACTGGCGGCGGCCGCTGGCCACATCGAGGGCGTGGACCTCGAAGGAGGTGACGTAGAGCAGGTCGCCGTCCACGACGGGGGTGCCCCAGACGTCGTTGGACATCCGGAACCGCCAGGGCCGCCAGCGTGCGGGGCCCGCGTCGTCCGGGGCTGCGGCGGGTGCGGGGACGGGCGGGGCGGCCGTGGGGGCGGTCATGGCGCTGGTGGCGACCTCGCCTCCGGGCGGGCGGATCCAGCCGGTGGCGGGTCCGGCGTCCACGGCGACGGCGCTGCGGGCGTCGGCGCGGGGGCCGGGGCCGATGGGGACCTTGCTGCCGGGGAGTTGCACGGGTCCGGCGCCGTGGTCCGCGGGGGCGGCGGGCCGGGGGCCGTGCTGCCCGGTGTCGCGGGGTGCGGCGTGGGCGCCGTGCCGGCCGCCGTCCCGGTCGCCGCGGGCGGGGGCGTGCTGTGGCTTGGGCGGGGTGGCGGGTGCCTGGGGCCGGCGTCCGCCGGCGGGGCCGCCGCTCGCGTTCGGCAGGCGCCCGCCGCGTCGTGTCTCGATCAGTGACACGGCACGGCCGGGGAGCCATGCGGAGGCCGTGCCGCTGTCGTCGCTGCCGGAGGAGAACAGATGGGGGGCGAGCTGTGCCTGCAGGTCCTCGGGGGTGGGGCGCCGCCCGGCGTCCATCTGCATGCAGGATTCGATCAGCGGCCGCAGCTCGTCGGGCAGGCCGGCCAGGTCGGGGCCTTCGCGGAGCAGCATGAAGACCGTTTCGACGGGGTTGGCGCCGTGGAAGGGCGCGTGTCCGGTCGCGGCGAAGACCAGGGTGGAGCCGAGTGAGAAGACGTCGCTCGCGCCGGTCACGCTGCGCGAGTCGCGGGCCTGTTCGGGCGACATGTAGGCGGGGGTGCCGACGGCGACGTTGGTCATGGTCAGCCGGGTGTTGGAGACGCCGGAGGCGATACCGAAGTCGATCACGCGCGGGCCGTCCTCGACGACGAGGACGTTCGACGGCTTCAGGTCCCGGTGGACGAGGCCCGCGCCGTGGATGGACTGGAGGGCCTCGGCGATGCCGGCCGCCAGCCAGCGGACGGCCTGGGCGGGCATCGGCCCGCATTCGTTCACTATTTCTTCGAGCGAGGGGGCGGGGACGTACGCGGTGGCGAGCCACGGCACGGCCGCGCGCGGGTCGGCGTCCACGACGGCCGCGGTGTAGAAGCCGGAGACCGCGCGTGCCGCCTCCACCTCGCGGGTGAAGCGGACGCGGAACAGCTGGTCCTCGGCGAGCTCGGTGCGCACCGTCTTGATCGCCACGCGCCGGCCGGACGCCGACCGTGCGAGATAGACCAGCCCCATGCCGCCGGCGCCGAGCCGTCCCAGCACCTCGAAGGGGCCGATCCGCCTCGGGTCGTGCTGCGTCAGCTGCTCCACTTCGCCTGCCACCTCCCCGTACGGGCCATGTAGGTACGGCCCCGTCGACCCTGATTGTTCCTGCCGGAGGGCAGGGTTGCGAACCCGGGGCGGTATCGGGGTGTCCCGGGCTATTTTGACGTGCTGCTCAGGTGTCGGTGGTGGTGGAGGGGGCGGAAGTGGTGTCCGGCTCGGCGAGGACGGCGAAGGCGGCGCCCTGGTTGTCGGTGAGGACGGCCATGCGGCCGTACGGGATGTCGAAGGGGGGTGCCGTGACGCGGCCGCCGAGGCGGGTGACGGTTTCGACGGTGGTGTCGCAGTCCTCGACGGAGAAGTAGACGAGGAAATGGCCGGGCATTTCCGCCGGGAACGCGTCGGTGATCACGCTGCGTCCGCCGATCGCGGTGTCCTCCCCGGGCTCCGTTCCGGCGGGTGACCACATCAGGTAGTCGACGGTGTCGTCGGGCAGCGGGGTGCCCTGGAAGCCGAAGACCTCCGTGTAGAAGCGGTCGACGGCCTCCTTGTCCCGTGTGTAGACCTCGGTCCAGCAGAACGAGCCGGGGCTGCCCTGGAGCTCGAATCCGGGCTGCTCGCCCGGCTGCCAGAGGCCGAAGACGGCGCCGCCGGGGTCGGCGGCGAGCACCGTCGTGCCGGCGCGGCCGACGGGCGTCGGGGCGGTGATCACTTGTCCGCCGGCGTTTCTGATCTTGCCGGCGGTGGCGGTGGCGTCGGCCGTGGAGAAGTAGACGCCCCAGGTCGTGGGCATGCGGCCGTCGCTTTTGGGGGCCAGGACGGCGACGAGTTTCCCGTCGAGGAGTGCGGGGGTGGGGTGTGCGTGGTGGCCGTACCGCTCGGCAGGCTTCCCGGCGGCTTCCGCGTCGGTCTCCTTGCCGTACGTCCAGCCGAACAGTTCGCCGTAGAAACGCTTGCCCGCTTCAAGATCGGGCAGCTGGGCGTCCACCCAGCAGGGCGCGCCCTCCGTGAATGCGGCCATGGTCCGACCCCTTCCTCGACGCGGAGTCGGCATGGCGCGGGGCTCTGGACGGTGCAGATCCGCGGCGCAGACTCCTCAACACAGAGTGTGACGTCAGCCACAGTCAAACCGACTGTGGCATGCGCCGCACGCAGAGGGGGGCCGTTCGTTGAGTTGTCCACCGAAATTATCCACAGGCTGTTGATAACACTATTGGCCCACGCGGGGGGCGCGGTGGGCGCACCCCATTTGCAGTCGGCCGAATCGCGCGCCGATCACCCCTCGGTAAGCTGACGGCATGACAGGACAAGTACGCACCGTCGACGGCCGGGTTGCCGGCAGACGCGGCCAGGCGACGCGGCAGAAGCTGCTCGACTGCCTCAGCGAGATGCTCAGCTCCTCGCCGTACCGGGACGTCAAGGTCATCGACGTGGCCCGGAAAGCGGGGACTTCGCCCGCGACCTTCTACCAGTACTTCCCGGACGTCGAGGGCGCGGTCCTCGAGGTCGCGGAGGAAATGGCCACGGAGGGCGCGGCGTTGACCGAGCTCGTGTCCGGCCGTTCCTGGGTCGGCAAGGCGGGCTGGCAGACCTCGGAGCAGCTCGTCGAGGGCTTCCTCGACTTCTGGCGCAAGCACGACGCGATCCTGCGTGTGGTCGACCTCGGCGCGGCCGAGGGCGACAAGCGCTTCTACAAGATCCGCATGAAGATCCTGAACTCGGTGACCAACTCCCTTACGGACGCGGTGAAGGACCTGCAGTCCAAGGGCAAGGTCGACAAGGACGTGAGCCCGGCGGCGATGGCGGGCTCGCTGGTCGCGATGCTGGCGTCGGTGGCGTCGCACCAGAAGGGCTTCCAGACCTGGGGCGTCAAGCAGGCCGAACTGAAGCCGAATCTGGCGCTCCTGGTGCATCTGGGCATCACGGGCAAGAAGCCGACGAAGTAGCGGGCGGCCGTATGCGATGACGGGCGCGCCCGCGCCAAGTCCTGTCACAGGCACGCCCGTTCCGTCCCGCTGCCGACCGCGTTCCCGGCCGTTCCCCGGATCAGCCGGTACGCGTACGTCCTGCGGCTCCGCCGCCCGCCGGGTCGGCCCCCGACCGCCGGCGCCGGGTCAGGCGGAAGACCCGTATCTCCCGCTCCACCCTCGCCTGGTACGTCGCGTACGGCGGCCAGAACGTCAGCAGGGTCCGCCACACCGCCGCGCGTTCCTCTCCCGTCAGCAGGTCCGCCCGGACGGGGATGTCCTCGCCCTTCCAGCTGACCTCCGCCTCGGGGTGCTTCAGCAGGTTGCCGGTCCAGGCCGGGTGGCCCGGGCGGCCGAAGTTGGAGCCGACCAGGATCCAGGTACCGGCGTTCTCCTCCGGCATGCAGGCCAGCGGTGTGCGCCGCGGCAGGCCGGAGCTCGCACCCCGTGCGGTGAGGACGACGCCGGGCAGCATCTGGGCGCTCAGCAGCACTTTTCCACGGGTGAGCCGGTGGACGGCCCGGTCCATGGCCGGGATGACGTGCGGGGCGATCTTCGCGAAGGTACGGGTCGAGGACACCTTCTGGACCATGCGGAACCCGGGTCGCATCAGACACCGACCGCCTTTCGGGTTCCCGCCGCGGGGACGAACAGCCCCGCCGTCTCCGCGGCGCGGGCCCTCAGCCGGTGGACCGGCCCGAAGAGCAGTTCGTCGGAGGCGGCCCGCTTGAAGTAGAGATGCGCCTCGTGCTCCCAGGTGAAGCCGATGCCGCCGTGCAGCTGGATCGCCTCGCCGGTGACGATCCGGAGCGCCTCCAGGCACTGGGCGAGGGCGAGCCCGCCGGCGCCCGGGTCCCAGGCCGCGTAGTAGGCCGCGGACCTGGCCGACTGGACGCGTGCGTACAGGTCGGCGAGCCGGTGCTTGACCGCCTGGAAGGAGCCGATGGCCCGGCCGAACTGCTCGCGTTCCTTGACGTAGGCGACCGTGCGGTCCAGGGCGGCCTCCGCCGCCCCGGCGGCCTCCGCCGCGAGCAGCGTGGCCGCGGTGCGTCCGGTCGCGGCGAGCGCGGCGGCGACGTCCGCGTGCGGGTCGTCGCCGAGCAACTCGGCCCGGGTGTCGCGGAGTTCGACGCGAGCCTGCGGCCGGGTCTCGTCGAGCGCGGTCCAGCGGGTGCGCCGCAGCCCCCGCGCGGTGTCGGCGCGGACGAGGAAGAGCAGGGTGCGGCCGCGTGCGAAGCCTCCGGCGTGCGCGGCGACGAGCAGCAGCCCGGCACTGTGCCCGTCCAGGACCTGTGCGGCTTCCCCGTACAGCAGCCAGCCGCCCTCCCCGTCGGGCCTGGCCTGGACGCCGCCGGCCCGGCCGCCACCGGCCCACGCGCCGTCCGCGTTGTCGCCGGTGAGGGCGAGCGCGGTGGCGATGCCGCCGCCGGGGACGGCGAGCGTCGCGGTGAGCGCACCGCGGGCGATCGCCGGCAGCAGCGTGGTGCGCTGCCGTTCGCTCCCGAGCGCCGTGATCAGCGACGCCGCGAGCCCGGCCGTCGCGAACAGCGGCAGCGGTACGAGGGCCCGCCCCACCTCCTCACAGGCGAGGGCCAGCTCCACGGTGCCGCAGCCGACGCCTCCGTACGCCTCGTCGAGCGCGAGCCCCGGCAGCCCGAGCCCGTCGGCGAGCCGCGCCCACAGTCCGGCGTCGTACCCGGGTCCTGCCGCATGGCCGCCTGGGCCGGGAGGCCCCGGCGGCACACCCCGGGAGAGGGCCGTGTGCAGTGTGCGGCGGATCTCGGACTGCTCCGTCGTGAAGGCGGCGTCCATCGGCGGCTCCCCTCGGCGTCTGACGGGCCGTCATGATAGGGACGGAGCCCCCAGAAGCCCAGAGCCGGGCGCACGGGAAGCAGAGGTGCCGGAACCGGAGACCGGGACCGGAGGTGCCGGAACCGGAGACCGGGACCGGAGTTGCCGGAACCGGAGACCGGACCGGAGCCCGGACCGTCAGCAGACCTCGCCCGGCCTCGCGGCGACCGCCTTCAGCAGGTCCCGTACGAGATCGAAGTCGATCCGCTCGGTACGGCGGAAGCGCAGGCAGCCCTTGCCCATCTCCTGGCCGGCGAGCCGCTCCTCGAAGCCCTCCCGGACGTCCGGACGCATCAGATAGAAGGAGATGTACTGCTTCTGGTTGGCGAAGGCGATCTCGGGCTCACCGCCGGGGCGGCGGTACGCGGGCATGCCGTACGCCATGAGTTCCTCGTGGCCGCCGAGCTCGGTCCGGCACAGTTCACGGATGCGGACGAGCGCGGTCAGCCGGTCGGGATCGGCCACCTCCGCGAGGTAACCGTCGACGTCTTCGGCATGGGACTGGACCATGCGACGAGCGTACCGCCGGCCCCATAGATCTGATGTACCGTCAGATTCATGCCCATCAGTCAGCGCAGCCCTCGCGCCCCCCGCAAGGTCGCCGTCGTCGGCATATCCCTCTCGGACTGCGGCCGCGTCGACGGCCCGACCCCGTACGCCCTGCACGCCCAGGCCGCCCGCCGCGCCCTCGCCGACTCGGGGCTCGGCCGGGACATGGTCGACGGTTTCGCCTCGGCCGGGCTCGGCACCCTCGCGCCGGCCGAGGTGGCCGAGTATCTCGGCCT includes:
- a CDS encoding outer membrane protein assembly factor BamB family protein yields the protein MEQLTQHDPRRIGPFEVLGRLGAGGMGLVYLARSASGRRVAIKTVRTELAEDQLFRVRFTREVEAARAVSGFYTAAVVDADPRAAVPWLATAYVPAPSLEEIVNECGPMPAQAVRWLAAGIAEALQSIHGAGLVHRDLKPSNVLVVEDGPRVIDFGIASGVSNTRLTMTNVAVGTPAYMSPEQARDSRSVTGASDVFSLGSTLVFAATGHAPFHGANPVETVFMLLREGPDLAGLPDELRPLIESCMQMDAGRRPTPEDLQAQLAPHLFSSGSDDSGTASAWLPGRAVSLIETRRGGRLPNASGGPAGGRRPQAPATPPKPQHAPARGDRDGGRHGAHAAPRDTGQHGPRPAAPADHGAGPVQLPGSKVPIGPGPRADARSAVAVDAGPATGWIRPPGGEVATSAMTAPTAAPPVPAPAAAPDDAGPARWRPWRFRMSNDVWGTPVVDGDLLYVTSFEVHALDVASGRRQFKTRDVAWAMTVTGGRIHGSDGPTLYALDATDGTERWRLQTDAWVYSLKAARGTVVTATRGGGIQGWEASNGEKLWEVNGAQTDFETPEAGPALHDDTVYAWRNARLQALDARTGTERWSYPVGDAASCGGVPVRVTHAPDGCTYIAAGTRVLCVDTMNGQVRWHFEAPAVFLSPPAYAPGPAVTGGGIYLADYLGTVYALDSTTGKDRWRIATESRQSVEPVLVADGSVHVGSGSALYTLDAVTGTPKWRFAAGGEVIGTPVVADGRVHFGSADHVLYTLDANGGQLRWKLATGGEITGSPVARGGVVYACSKDRCVYALDAAKGTATGRAGAGR
- a CDS encoding VOC family protein, translating into MAAFTEGAPCWVDAQLPDLEAGKRFYGELFGWTYGKETDAEAAGKPAERYGHHAHPTPALLDGKLVAVLAPKSDGRMPTTWGVYFSTADATATAGKIRNAGGQVITAPTPVGRAGTTVLAADPGGAVFGLWQPGEQPGFELQGSPGSFCWTEVYTRDKEAVDRFYTEVFGFQGTPLPDDTVDYLMWSPAGTEPGEDTAIGGRSVITDAFPAEMPGHFLVYFSVEDCDTTVETVTRLGGRVTAPPFDIPYGRMAVLTDNQGAAFAVLAEPDTTSAPSTTTDT
- a CDS encoding TetR family transcriptional regulator; amino-acid sequence: MTGQVRTVDGRVAGRRGQATRQKLLDCLSEMLSSSPYRDVKVIDVARKAGTSPATFYQYFPDVEGAVLEVAEEMATEGAALTELVSGRSWVGKAGWQTSEQLVEGFLDFWRKHDAILRVVDLGAAEGDKRFYKIRMKILNSVTNSLTDAVKDLQSKGKVDKDVSPAAMAGSLVAMLASVASHQKGFQTWGVKQAELKPNLALLVHLGITGKKPTK
- a CDS encoding nitroreductase/quinone reductase family protein, which codes for MRPGFRMVQKVSSTRTFAKIAPHVIPAMDRAVHRLTRGKVLLSAQMLPGVVLTARGASSGLPRRTPLACMPEENAGTWILVGSNFGRPGHPAWTGNLLKHPEAEVSWKGEDIPVRADLLTGEERAAVWRTLLTFWPPYATYQARVEREIRVFRLTRRRRSGADPAGGGAAGRTRTG
- a CDS encoding acyl-CoA dehydrogenase family protein, whose product is MDAAFTTEQSEIRRTLHTALSRGVPPGPPGPGGHAAGPGYDAGLWARLADGLGLPGLALDEAYGGVGCGTVELALACEEVGRALVPLPLFATAGLAASLITALGSERQRTTLLPAIARGALTATLAVPGGGIATALALTGDNADGAWAGGGRAGGVQARPDGEGGWLLYGEAAQVLDGHSAGLLLVAAHAGGFARGRTLLFLVRADTARGLRRTRWTALDETRPQARVELRDTRAELLGDDPHADVAAALAATGRTAATLLAAEAAGAAEAALDRTVAYVKEREQFGRAIGSFQAVKHRLADLYARVQSARSAAYYAAWDPGAGGLALAQCLEALRIVTGEAIQLHGGIGFTWEHEAHLYFKRAASDELLFGPVHRLRARAAETAGLFVPAAGTRKAVGV
- a CDS encoding iron chaperone, coding for MVQSHAEDVDGYLAEVADPDRLTALVRIRELCRTELGGHEELMAYGMPAYRRPGGEPEIAFANQKQYISFYLMRPDVREGFEERLAGQEMGKGCLRFRRTERIDFDLVRDLLKAVAARPGEVC